Proteins found in one Xenopus laevis strain J_2021 chromosome 1L, Xenopus_laevis_v10.1, whole genome shotgun sequence genomic segment:
- the LOC108695673 gene encoding leucine-zipper-like transcriptional regulator 1 — MACKSKVAPSVDFDHSCSDSVEYLTLNFGPFESVYCWRRLLPCDEFVGARRSKHTVVAYKDAIYVFGGDNGKNMLNDLLRFDVKDCSWCRAFTTGSPPAPRYHHSAVVYGSSMFVFGGYTGDIYSNSNLKNKNDLFEYKFATGLWTEWKIEGRLPVARSAHGATVYSDKLWIFAGYDGNARLNDMWTIGLQDRDLTCWEEIEQSGEIPPSCCNFPVAVCRDKMFVFSGQSGAKITNNLFQFEFSEKVWTRIPTEHLLRGSPPPPQRRYGHTMVAFDRHLYVFGGAADNTLPNELHCYDVDSRSWEVIQPSPDSELPSGRLFHAAAVIADAMYIFGGTVDNNVRSGEMYRFQFSCYPKCTLHEDYGRLFENQQFCDVEFILGEKEERVRGHTAIVTARCKWLRKKIMQARDRQRQKFKQEPEDENQNSQQKTESACSQVKLSRSQPMLEVIIRDAEARPFELLMQFLYTDKIKYPRKGHVEDVLLIMDVYKLALHFKLSRLEQLCVQYIEASVDLQNVLGVCENANKLQLDELKEHCLNFVVKESHFNQVIMMKEFEHLSSSLIVEIVRRKQQPPIRVHSDQPVDIGTSLVQDMKACLEGAGNDFCDITLLLDGHPRPAHKAILAARSSYFEAMFRSFMPEDGQVNISIGEMVPSKQAFESLLRYIYYGEVNMPPEDSLYLFSAPYYYGFFSNRLQAYCRQNLEMNVTVENVLQIMEAADKTQALDMKKHCLHIIVHQFTKVAKLPNLRLLSQPLLINIIESLANHISDKQCAELGSDI; from the exons ATGGCGTGTAAGTCCAAGGTGGCTCCCAGTGTCGATTTTGACCACAGCTGTTCTGACAGTGTCGAGTACCTGACCCTGAATTTCGGCCCGTTTGAGAGTGTGTACTGCTGGCGGAGGCTTCTTCCCTGTGACGAGTTTGTAGGAGCCAG GCGCAGTAAACACACAGTGGTAGCTTACAAGGATGCTATCTATGTTTTTGGTGGAGATAATGG AAAGAATATGTTAAATGATCTTTTGAGGTTTGATGTGAAGGATTGTTCCTGGTGCAG AGCTTTTACTACAGGGAGCCCGCCAGCACCCCGGTACCACCATTCTGCTGTGGTCTATGGGAGCAGTATGTTTGTGTTTG GTGGTTATACTGGAGATATTTATTCTAACTCCAACCTCAAGAATAAGAATGATCTTTTTGAGTATAAGTTTGCAACTGGATTATGGACTGAATGGAAGATTGAAGGGAG ATTACCAGTGGCTCGATCTGCCCATGGTGCCACTGTATATAGTGATAAACTCTGGATATTTGCGGGATATGATGGAAATGCAAG gTTAAACGATATgtggactattgggttacaggacCGGGATCTAACGTGTTGGGAGGAG ATTGAGCAGAGTGGCGAAATCCCCCCATCTTGCTGCAACTTTCCAGTCGCTGTGTGCAGagacaaaatgtttgttttttcaggGCAAAGTGGTGCAAAGATCACAAATAACCTGTTCCAGTTTGAATTCTCAGAAAAAGT aTGGACACGCATCCCCACGGAGCATTTATTACGTGGCTCACCACCACCACCCCAAAGACGTTATGGACACACTATGGTGGCTTTTGACCGTCATCTTTATGTGTTTGGGGGTGCAGCAGACAATACCTTGCCTAATGAGCTGCATTGCTATGATGTGGACTCTCGGTCCTGGGAGGTGATCCagcccagcccagacagtgag TTACCCAGTGGGCGTCTGTTTCATGCTGCAGCTGTTATTGCTGATGCCATGTACATCTTTGGTGGGACTGTTGACAATAATGTCAGGAGTGGAGAGATGTACCGTTTCCAG TTCTCGTGTTACCCAAAGTGCACTTTACACGAAGATTATGGGAGACTGTTTGAGAATCAGCAGTTCTGTGATGTTGAATTTATTCTAGGAGAA AAAGAGGAGAGGGTGAGAGGACACACTGCTATTGTCACAGCTCGCTGTAAATGGCTGAGGAAGAAAATCATGCAAGCTAGGGATAGACAGAGACAA AAATTTAAGCAGGAGCCGGAGGACGAAAATCAGAATTCCCAGCAGAAAACAGAGAGTGCCTGCAGCCAAGTCAAGCTATCCCGCTCCCAGCCTATGCTAGAGGTTATCATCCGAGATGCTGAAGCTCGCCCGTTCGAGTTACTTATGCAGTTCCTTTACACAGACAAAATTAAGTACCCACGGAAGG GTCATGTTGAAGATGTTCTTCTCATTATGGATGTTTATAAACTAGCACTGCACTTTAAACTCTCACGTCTTGAGCAGCTTTGTGTTCAGTATATTGAGGCCTCTGTTGATCTTCAGAATGTCCTTGGTGTATGTGAAAATGCCAATAAGCTGCAGCTGGACGAGTTAAAG GAACATTGCTTAAACTTTGTGGTGAAAGAGTCGCACTTCAACCAAGTAATAATGATGAAAGAATTTGAGCACTTGTCATCCTCGCTGATAGTGGAGATTGTCCGTAGGAAGCAGCAGCCTCCTATTCGGGTCCATTCTGATCAGCCAGTTGACATAG GCACTTCTTTGGTCCAAGATATGAAGGCCTGTTTGGAAGGGGCGGGGAATGatttttgtgacatcactttgcTGCTTGATGGACACCCAAGACCTGCACATAAAGCCATCTTGGCTGCCCGATCCAG CTACTTTGAAGCCATGTTCCGTTCTTTTATGCCTGAGGATGGACAAGTGAATATCTCGATTGGAGAAATGGTGCCAAGCAAGCAGGCCTTTGAGTCCTTGCTGAGATATATTTACTATGGAGAAGTCAATATGCCCCCAGAAGACTCCCT CTACTTGTTCTCTGCCCCATATTATTATGGGTTCTTCAGTAACCGACTACAAGCGTATTGCAGGCAGAATCTGGAAATGAATGTGACAGTGGAAAATGTACTTCAG ATTATGGAAGCAGCAGATAAGACCCAGGCTCTGGATATGAAAAAACACTGTCTACACATCATCGTCCATCAGTTCACCAAG GTTGCAAAGTTGCCAAACCTGCGATTACTGAGCCAGCCTCTGCTTATCAACATAATCGAATCTCTGGCCAATCACATTTCTGACAAGCAATGCGCTGAGCTAGGCTCTGACATCTGA